Proteins co-encoded in one Theileria equi strain WA chromosome 3, complete sequence genomic window:
- a CDS encoding hypothetical protein (encoded by transcript BEWA_007980A): protein MSDRSMRTYLDEKEVANEHFRAGEYLEASSLYTHTICKILEIKDENVSSIKECIDTYSYNLESQESRQFLSTLLCNLALCYSNLKMKEKMQILCETCLCVDDSNYKAAYHLAFHHLSTKEYNASLKYIQKCQQIVNGNFSLWKDKKQPHLDLVETLRRSIGKTGKAATTDCSIILRDILNGNALNLNIQRLLLVSPNELIKHDVFAKLVNLCCSKISEGIIDDTLANLWSVLYQLLYGSGDKNRSDLCKSFNASLVGKTVIVHVTEIFKLLEKSKSVSDTTKCTILEQSLTNITKLCSLLRTSESLEILYTLLDGANHKLEQQVLAAILVFFSEIGSISASSKFNVALAKILEHLISICDVENDIYKAQQLDACLIAIFKAGFGTDEIAVDAFGNLISRLANAYITKSANMDEHEGITLQPTWYIIVKSLFIANKPIFKSYIIANDIIRSLLVNFFRPNPSECSTELLQMYASQVIVNCMDFAEFRQQFIDFVLYETFLDHLTNGVKFVSFITKLGNAKDGHNYTSACPLQEYILLMLSKLSIHSIELKEEIVIRVNLFKILPNLLLLNMDKGYPIETSLECISYLSLHKEFKTANFSFIPPLLLFVERGGNNKVLLMACQIIVNLLRGNKDRSKFLNTNTVYDKEQLEALKNLQEKLPEMAKATINGHYFEGDHDMALKTRHYLFLIQENILASSMIKLSKKIEDKANPIYMLIIESLHYLALEQSHRRIMQSMGVLRIFINYATSNVNKDSSAFKHVSQSIAHICIAITPSNLSYNDAIDAVQPLVILLGDENEMFQYESAMALTNLLSINDDIKRRVFGLKGWQLFGNLIYSDNDMLKTVGLEGWCNLSAGEDVVHGFIYSQIIGQFLARDKESAFELNHADLNILLAFALEFNNEAAVTASTGALALLTRDLRIAQYIIFAKRFENILKALNAASSVPILHRILTILSCVSQAELKDAEEADKIHEKYIKELIKTEIKKNSHKYINKTLADLAAEI, encoded by the exons ATGTCTGATCGGTCTATGCGTACCTACCTTGATGAGAAGGAGGTTGCAAACGAGCATTTTAGGGCCGGGGAGTATCTCGAGGCCTCCAGCTTGTATACACACACAATCTGTAAAATTCTAGAAataaaggatgaaaatgtaaGTTCCATCAAAGAGTGTATCGACACGTATTCATATAATCTTGAATCGCAAGAGTCAAGGCAATTTTTGTCCACATTGCTCTGTAATTTAGCCTTGTGCTATTCCAACCTCAAAATGAAGGAGAAAATGCAAATCTTGTGTGAAACATGTCTGTGTGTGGACGATTCTAACTATAAAGCAGCATATCATCTTGCTTTTCACCATCTCTCTACGAAGGAGTACAACGCATCTCTGAAATACATTCAAAAATGCCAGCAAATCGTCAATGGAAATTTTTCACTATGGAAAGATAAGAAACAGCCACATCTAGACTTGGTTGAAACTCTTCGCAGAAGTATTGGCAAAACGGGTAAAGCCGCTACCACTGACTGTAGCATAATCCTGAGGGATATTCTCAATGGAAATGCTCTTAACTTGAATATCCAGAGGTTACTATTGGTGAGTCCAAATGAACTAATAAAACACGACGTATTTGCAAAACTAGTAAACCTTTGTTGCTCAAAGATTTCCGAGGGCATTATTGATGACACATTGGCAAACCTGTGGTCTGTTTTATATCAACTGCTTTATGGTTCTGGAGATAAGAACCGTAGCGATCTGTGTAAAAGTTTTAATGCATCTCTGGTAGGAAAGACCGTGATTGTGCATGTTACAGAAATCTTCAAACTACTGGAAAAATCTAAATCAGTATCTGATACTACTAAATGCACAATTCTGGAGCAATCCCTCACAAACATAACAAAATTATGTTCTCTATTGAGGACAAGTGAATCCCTAGAAATATTGTATACTTTGTTAGACGGGGCGAACCATAAGTTGGAGCAACAAGTTTTGGCCGCTATTCTGGTTTTCTTCTCCGAAATTGGATCAATATCTGCTAGTTCAAAGTTTAACGTTGCATTGGCAAAAATATTGGAACATCTAATTTCTATCTGTGATGTAGAAAACGATATTTATAAGGCTCAACAGTTAGATGCATGCCTAATTGCAATCTTCAAAGCGGGATTTGGAACAGACGAAATAGCGGTGGATGCGTTCGGAAACCTAATTAGTAGGCTGGCTAATGCATACATTACAAAAAGCGCTAATATGGATGAGCATGAAGGAATAACTCTACAACCAACCTGGTACATTATTGTTAAATCACTCTTCATTGCAAACAAACCCATATTTAAAAGTTATATTATAGCAAATGACATCATTAGGTCGCTATTGGTGAACTTTTTCAGGCCAAACCCTTCGGAGTGCTCTACAGAGCTTCTGCAAATGTACGCGTCACAAGTTATTGTAAATTGCATGGATTTTGCGGAATTTAGGCAACAATTTATAGATTTTGTTCTATATGAAACGTTTTTAGACCATTTAACGAACGGTGTTAAATTTGTTTCATTTATTACCAAGTTAGGGAATGCTAAAGATGGGCATAATTACACGAGTGCCTGTCCACTACAAGAGTACATATTATTGATGCTCTCCAAACTGTCAATACATTCTATAGAACTCAAGGAAGAAATAGTTATACGTGTAAATctattcaaaattttacCCAACCTTCTTTTGCTCAACATGGATAAAGGATATCCAATAGAAACTTCTCTAGAGTGCATTTCGTATTTGAGTTTACACAAGGAATTTAAAACAGCTAATTTCTCTTTCATACCTCCCCTATTGTTATTTGTTGAAAGAGGAGGAAATAATAAGGTTTTATTGATGGCTTGTCAAATTATTGTCAATTTATTGAGAGGAAATAAGGATAGGTCAAAGTTCTTAAACACAAATACTGTATACGATAAAGAACAACTAGAAGCCCTAAAAAATCTCCAAGAAAAACTGCCAGAAATGGCAAAAGCTACAATAAATGGGCATTATTTCGAGGGCGATCACGATATGGCCCTTAAAACAAGACACTACTTATTTTTGATTCAAGAAAATATACTCGCATCTAGCATGATAAAACTCTCTAAAAAGATAGAAGATAAGGCAAATCCCATATACATGCTCATTATAGAATCGCTACACTATCTTGCATTGGAGCAAAGCCACCGCAGAATTATGCAAAGTATGGGCGTTTTGCgtatatttataaactaTGCTACTAGCAACGTAAACAAAGATTCTAGTGCATTTAAACACGTTTCCCAGTCTATTGCACATATTTGTATTGCGATAACACCATCTAACTTAAGCTATAATGACGCTATAGATGCAGTACAGCCGCTGGTAATACTTTTGggtgatgaaaatgaaatgtTCCAATATGAATCTGCAATGGCCCTGACAAACTTGCTATCCATAAACGATGATATTAAAAGGAGGGTATTTGGTCTAAAGGGATGGCAACTTTTTGGCAATCTCATCTACTCAGATAATGATATGTTAAAAACTGTGGGACTGGAAGGATGGTGTAACCTATCTGCCGGAGAAGACGTTGTCCATGGATTTATTTACTCTCAAATAATAGGTCAATTTCTAGCTAGAGATAAAGAATCCGCCTTCGAACTTAACCATGCTGACTTAAATATACTGCTAGCATTCGCACTAGAGTTTAACAATGAAGCTGCTGTTACTGCTAGCACAGG TGCTCTTGCTTTACTAACTAGGGACCTACGTATTGCTCAATATATAATCTTCGCAAAAAGATTCGAGAATATACTCAAAGCACTAAACGCAGCCAGCAGTGTCCCGATTCTACATCGCATATTGACAATACTGTCTTGTGTATCACAGGCAGAACTAAAGGATGCCGAAGAAGCTGACAAGATACACGAAAAGTACATCAAAGAACTCATAAAAACCGAAATAAAGAAAAATTCGCACAAGTATATAAATAAAACACTAGCAGATCTAGCAGCagaaatttaa